A region from the Longimicrobiales bacterium genome encodes:
- a CDS encoding ABC transporter permease: MRPTWTVPLAWTGYSAKRLVGGFGRFSSFAGSALRGAREVGTWAEHVVMHMARLGVESLPIAIFIAAFTGIVLSLQASYTFTGAIPLYFVGTLVAKTIILELGPVLTGLALAGRVGANIAAEIGSMRVTEQIDALETLGYNPFAYLVVPRVIAGTLMFPIIVAFANAVGVLGGWASALYLLDMSTPEFMRGARLFFDPFDVQFSLIKSASFGMIITMIGCYYGYTTTGGAAAVGQSTTQAVVSSAMMILVLDAFWAVVLL; encoded by the coding sequence ATGCGCCCCACCTGGACCGTTCCCCTGGCCTGGACAGGGTATTCCGCGAAGCGGCTGGTCGGCGGCTTCGGCCGCTTCAGCAGCTTTGCGGGCAGTGCACTGCGCGGTGCCCGCGAGGTCGGCACGTGGGCCGAGCACGTGGTCATGCACATGGCACGACTGGGTGTGGAGTCCCTGCCGATCGCCATCTTCATTGCGGCATTCACCGGCATCGTGCTCTCGCTGCAGGCGTCGTACACGTTCACGGGTGCGATCCCGCTCTATTTCGTCGGCACGCTGGTCGCCAAGACCATCATCCTCGAGCTCGGTCCGGTGCTGACGGGGCTCGCCCTGGCGGGACGGGTGGGCGCCAACATCGCCGCGGAGATCGGCTCCATGCGGGTGACCGAGCAGATCGATGCGCTCGAGACGCTCGGCTACAACCCGTTCGCATACCTGGTCGTGCCGCGCGTGATCGCAGGCACGCTGATGTTCCCGATCATCGTCGCCTTTGCGAACGCGGTCGGCGTCCTGGGTGGGTGGGCGAGCGCGCTCTACCTGCTGGACATGTCGACGCCGGAGTTCATGCGCGGTGCGCGGCTCTTCTTCGATCCGTTCGACGTCCAGTTCTCGCTGATCAAGTCGGCGTCGTTCGGGATGATCATCACGATGATCGGCTGCTACTACGGCTACACGACGACGGGCGGCGCGGCTGCGGTCGGCCAGTCGACGACGCAGGCGGTCGTGAGCAGCGCCATGATGATCCTCGTGCTGGACGCGTTCTGGGCGGTCGTGCTGCTGTGA
- a CDS encoding menaquinone biosynthesis protein, protein MMRLGHIEYSNCFPVHARLIVEPRPDLAVVTAIPSVLNAALARGEIDVAPCSSIELARHGSEYRVLPDLVIGAEGPVQSILLESTRPIDELHEARVLLPTASATSVVLLRTLLELRSGLRPHYAWYDQAAVPDPIADGAAAVLRIGDVALRREAPAGRHVYDLGELWTAWTGLPFAFAVWQVRAAVDGTPELARLHRALLDSRAWFAANDERLARQYANHFGMPSGRLLEYWRSLRYELDERMQQGVLHYYALAARLDEAAPLGALPWANVTGV, encoded by the coding sequence ATGATGCGTCTCGGCCACATCGAATACAGCAACTGCTTCCCCGTGCATGCGCGGCTGATCGTGGAGCCGCGTCCGGACCTTGCCGTCGTCACTGCCATCCCGTCCGTGTTGAATGCGGCGCTCGCGCGCGGCGAGATCGATGTGGCACCCTGCTCCAGCATCGAGCTCGCGCGTCACGGGAGCGAGTACCGGGTGCTCCCGGACCTGGTGATCGGCGCCGAGGGCCCGGTGCAGAGCATCCTGCTCGAGAGCACCCGCCCGATCGACGAGCTGCACGAAGCGCGCGTTCTGCTGCCGACGGCGTCGGCGACGTCCGTCGTGCTGCTGCGCACGCTGCTCGAGCTGCGCAGCGGGCTGCGACCGCATTACGCCTGGTACGACCAGGCAGCGGTGCCGGACCCGATCGCTGACGGGGCGGCAGCGGTGTTGCGCATCGGCGACGTCGCACTGCGACGCGAGGCGCCGGCTGGCCGGCACGTCTACGACCTGGGCGAGCTCTGGACCGCGTGGACCGGCCTGCCCTTCGCCTTTGCGGTCTGGCAGGTCCGCGCCGCTGTCGACGGCACGCCCGAGCTCGCCCGGCTGCACCGCGCACTGCTGGACTCACGTGCATGGTTCGCGGCCAACGACGAGCGGCTCGCTCGCCAGTACGCGAATCATTTCGGCATGCCATCCGGCCGCCTGCTCGAGTACTGGCGTTCACTGCGCTACGAGCTGGACGAGCGCATGCAGCAGGGTGTGCTGCACTACTACGCGCTGGCCGCCAGGCTCGACGAAGCCGCCCCGCTCGGGGCACTGCCATGGGCGAACGTGACCGGAGTCTGA
- a CDS encoding MlaD family protein, whose amino-acid sequence MNSSIRGARSPRPAFNLAAVLGARQRRRTLIGMLLIAVSVVLAVLIFLLDPLRQMLRDDVELVALLDAAPALSPGAAVWIAGREVGSVETLEFLPLGGNGAPRLALVLRVPRDRLSIIRRDATVRIASASMAGDAVVDILPGSAGAPPIQPGDTLRAEPVLTAAELRTRIAAVRAASDSLRVETRPVAAAARARMLGLTRVQSGFARVQGGLDELSRTIAESPAATLAASDDVDRALQRLRAAGAVITDAGGAESGVRRTIAAFQPLAGHSAELGARIDSLMARGSPNGTLARLQADSALAVALRRTRLQLDSLIADARANPFRYVF is encoded by the coding sequence GTGAATTCTTCGATTCGTGGAGCGCGTTCACCGCGCCCGGCGTTCAATCTCGCCGCCGTCCTCGGCGCCCGCCAGCGCCGCCGCACGCTGATCGGCATGCTGCTCATCGCCGTCAGCGTCGTGCTGGCGGTGCTGATCTTTCTGCTGGATCCGCTGCGGCAGATGCTGCGCGACGACGTCGAGCTCGTCGCACTGCTGGACGCGGCGCCCGCACTGTCACCGGGGGCCGCTGTCTGGATCGCGGGGCGCGAGGTAGGCTCCGTCGAAACCCTCGAGTTCCTGCCGCTGGGCGGCAACGGCGCACCGCGCCTCGCGCTCGTGCTGCGCGTACCCCGCGATCGACTTTCGATCATCCGGAGGGACGCGACGGTACGCATCGCGTCGGCCAGCATGGCCGGCGATGCGGTGGTCGATATCCTGCCCGGCAGTGCGGGCGCACCGCCGATCCAGCCGGGAGACACGCTGCGCGCCGAGCCGGTGCTGACCGCTGCCGAGCTGCGCACCCGCATCGCCGCGGTGCGCGCCGCCTCCGACTCGCTCCGGGTGGAGACCCGCCCGGTCGCGGCTGCCGCCAGGGCCCGCATGCTCGGACTCACCCGCGTGCAGTCCGGCTTCGCGCGCGTGCAGGGCGGCCTCGATGAGCTGTCCCGCACGATCGCGGAGAGTCCCGCAGCAACGCTTGCAGCCAGCGACGACGTCGATCGTGCTCTCCAGCGCCTGCGAGCCGCCGGCGCCGTGATCACGGATGCCGGCGGCGCTGAAAGCGGCGTACGCCGCACCATCGCGGCCTTCCAGCCGCTGGCCGGGCACTCGGCGGAGCTGGGTGCGCGGATCGACTCACTGATGGCACGCGGCAGCCCCAATGGCACGCTCGCGCGCCTTCAGGCCGATTCCGCCCTGGCCGTCGCCCTGCGCCGCACCCGCCTGCAGCTCGACTCACTGATCGCAGACGCGCGCGCAAATCCGTTCCGTTACGTCTTTTGA
- the rho gene encoding transcription termination factor Rho — protein sequence MDIAELKSKSIAELHEMAEELNISNYSGLRKQDLIFRIEQNLLDSDVVLRGEGVLEILPEGYGFLRSQDWNYLYGPDDIYVSPSQIKRFDLRTGDTVLGQVRPPKEGERYLALLKVEQVNIDDPEKAKHRIAFDNLRPRYPEARLRLETDNGPLSMRLMDLMTPIGKGQRGLIVSPPKAGKTTIMQQIANSIISNHPEVHLIVLLIDERPEEVTDMEENVAAEVISSTFDEPADRHTQVAEMVIEKAKRLVEHGRDVVILLDSITRLARAYNVTVPHSGKILSGGVDAHALHKPKRFFGAARNIDQGGSLTIIATALIETGSRMDEVIFEEFKGTGNMEIVLDRHIADKRIFPAVDINRSGTRKEELLLDDVELNRVYLLRNFLGDMPPAEALEFLLERMKRTKTNKEFLDSMARG from the coding sequence GTGGACATCGCCGAGCTGAAAAGCAAATCGATTGCCGAGCTCCACGAAATGGCCGAGGAGCTCAACATCTCGAATTACAGTGGCCTGCGTAAGCAGGACCTGATCTTCCGTATCGAGCAGAACCTGCTGGACAGCGACGTCGTCCTGCGCGGCGAGGGCGTGCTCGAGATATTGCCGGAAGGGTACGGCTTCCTGCGCTCGCAGGACTGGAATTACCTGTACGGCCCCGACGACATCTACGTCTCCCCCTCACAGATCAAGCGTTTCGACCTGCGCACCGGTGACACGGTGCTCGGCCAGGTTCGTCCGCCCAAGGAGGGTGAGCGGTACCTCGCGCTGCTCAAGGTCGAGCAGGTCAACATTGACGACCCGGAGAAGGCAAAGCACCGGATCGCCTTTGACAACCTGCGTCCGCGCTACCCCGAGGCGCGGCTGCGCCTGGAGACGGACAACGGCCCGCTCTCCATGCGGCTGATGGACCTGATGACGCCGATCGGCAAGGGGCAACGCGGCCTGATCGTCTCGCCGCCCAAGGCCGGTAAGACGACGATCATGCAGCAGATCGCCAACTCGATCATCTCGAACCATCCGGAAGTGCACCTGATCGTGCTGCTGATCGACGAGCGGCCCGAAGAGGTCACGGACATGGAAGAGAATGTGGCGGCGGAGGTGATCAGCTCCACGTTCGACGAGCCGGCCGACCGTCACACGCAGGTCGCCGAGATGGTGATCGAGAAGGCGAAGCGCCTGGTCGAGCACGGCCGCGACGTCGTCATCCTGCTCGACTCCATCACGCGCCTCGCGCGCGCCTACAACGTGACCGTCCCGCACTCGGGCAAGATCCTGTCCGGCGGTGTCGATGCCCATGCACTGCACAAGCCGAAGCGCTTCTTCGGCGCGGCGCGCAACATCGACCAGGGCGGCTCGCTCACGATCATCGCGACCGCACTGATCGAGACCGGCTCGCGCATGGACGAGGTCATCTTCGAGGAGTTCAAGGGCACCGGCAACATGGAGATCGTGCTCGACCGGCACATCGCCGACAAGCGCATCTTCCCCGCGGTCGACATCAACCGCTCCGGCACCCGCAAGGAGGAGCTGCTCCTCGACGACGTCGAGCTCAACCGCGTCTACCTGCTGCGCAACTTCCTCGGCGACATGCCACCGGCCGAGGCACTCGAGTTCCTGCTCGAGCGCATGAAGCGCACGAAGACGAACAAGGAGTTCCTCGACTCGATGGCGCGCGGCTAG